TTTTCTCGGAGAGCTGTAAGTTGGTTCACCTGCCAGGCTTCGATGTCAAATCGATTAAGGCGTGGGCTTCGGGGAAGAAGAGCTGTTATTTCCGCTGACCGGGAACCTGCCTGCCCTGGGGAATATAATTTTTCAAGATACATTTATTGAATGAACCTGCTCAGCTCCTCCCAGATGATGTTCCGGGCTTCTTCCAGGGAGCCGGCGGCAAACAGCTGGTCCAGCACCCGGTCCAGCGCATCCATGTCGGTCAGTTGCGGCACCTTTTCCTGTATGGCGGCAGAATCCGCTCCAAACCTGCGAGCCAGGTACCTGCATACGACCTCCTGCTTGGCTTTAATCTTACCTTCCGCAAGGCCTTCCGCAAGGCCTTCCGCACGGCCTTCCGCACGGCCTTTTTCATGCCAGCTGGTGGTTATTTGCATAATGGCATCAACCTCCTTTTTATCCATTTTACCCAATTCCCGGTAAAGTTGTTCTTCTTCCTCGCGGTTCAGCTTCAGGTAGGCCTCGAAAAAAGCGGCCAGCAACTCCATCCGGGCCGGGTCCAGCTTCATCCGGGCCAGCATGCGCAGGAATTCCAGCTTTACACGGACCCTTTCTTCCGGCCTGAAGCCCATTTTGCTTAACAGCGCCGCTGCTACCGGATTGTCACTATGGATGTACTCCCGCCAGTCGAGTTTTTTTAACTCCAGTTTGTAAAACCGGAAATTTAGAACATCCAGGAAGGGGAAGACAATCTCGAAGCTGTCCGGTTCATCCCGTACCCGGTCGTAGCCGAACACGGCCACCGGTAATATCTTCCGCCGGTGCTTCTCGTATAACCGGCTGAAGTAAACGAACATCCGCTCGTTAAAGTTCTTTTGTACGTACGATTGCGGTTCAATGTGTACCAGAATCAAACCGGGCTGGCCCTTAAGCCTGGTTTCCACCAGAATGTCCACTTCATGTCTGTCACCGGCTGTAACATCGGTGAAAATTTCTTGCTGGAGAAACCTGATCTGCGTCAGGTCAATGGAACGAGCAGCTTCCGGAAAGAACAACTCCATGAACTCGGCGAAAAAGTTCTCCAAAAGTTCTTTGAACAAACGATCATGGTCAATTTGATTTTCCGTCATCTGACAGTTCTCCCGTTAAATTGTTGTAACGAGCGCACCTGGTCTTTTTAGTTTTCATGACACTTTAAGTATATCAGGGTTTTTGCTGGCAAACAATTCTTCAAAAACAAAGATGCCGCTTTCATCCCGCCACCTAAAGGAGGCAGGTCCGCCAAAAAGGAAATTGCCCGCAAAACAGGGGCACAAAAGGAGAACAAGGGGACGTCTCTATCGGAAGCACCTCGGCAGGCACGTCGAAACAAAACACAAAACAGAGGGACGGTCCTGCTGTTTGCCAAAACAGTGGAGCGGTCCTGCTGAGAATCATGCAAGAATTTTGTCTCGCTCCGGTTTTTCCATCCGGTGCAGAACATTAACCGGTCTACCACTTAATATTTTTTGTGATTTCGTGTTTAGCCGCCTGCCCTTCTCTGCACCTGCCCTTGCCTGCAGGCGCAAACATGAGAACCGTCCCTCTGTTTGGAGAACCGTCCCTCTGTTTGCCTGCTTGCCTGTTTGTAGACGGCCCCCGATAATTTTTCGCTTGATATTGCGCACTATTTTATATAGAATAATCCTCAAATGGAGGTGTTTCCTGTGCTTTCATTCGACATCGACAGCCTGGTCAGCGCCACCGCTCTCTCCAGGTCGCTGGGGAAATATCTGGCCAAGTGTAAGGAGAAGCCGCTGCTGATCCTCAGGAACAACGAGGTAGAAGGGGTGCTGCTAAGCGCAGAAGCCTACAGGGAACTGCTGGAGTCCTACGAGCTGGTCCAGGACATCAGACTGGCCCGGGAGATCTTCGAGCAACCCACCGACAACCCCGAGGATAAGGACGTATTCGAGATAATGCGGGAAGTTGAAGAACAGGGTCGTGTACAGCGTTAAACCCAAGAATGCCAACCGCTTCCGCCACGATTACGCGAGGCTAACACCGGCAGAGCAGGAGAAAGTGCGGCGCGCCCTGGAAGGGCTGGCTGAAGAACCGCGACCGCCAGGCTGTATCTGCCTCGAAAAGAACTACTACAGGCTACGTGTCGGGAACATCCGCATCCTCTACCAGATTCTCGACGCCGAAAGAACGGTTCTCATCGGGGCCGTAAGCAGGC
Above is a genomic segment from Bacillota bacterium containing:
- a CDS encoding type II toxin-antitoxin system Phd/YefM family antitoxin, with protein sequence MLSFDIDSLVSATALSRSLGKYLAKCKEKPLLILRNNEVEGVLLSAEAYRELLESYELVQDIRLAREIFEQPTDNPEDKDVFEIMREVEEQGRVQR
- a CDS encoding type II toxin-antitoxin system RelE/ParE family toxin, yielding MYSVKPKNANRFRHDYARLTPAEQEKVRRALEGLAEEPRPPGCICLEKNYYRLRVGNIRILYQILDAERTVLIGAVSRRDERTYKDWKKCFK
- a CDS encoding Rpn family recombination-promoting nuclease/putative transposase — its product is MTENQIDHDRLFKELLENFFAEFMELFFPEAARSIDLTQIRFLQQEIFTDVTAGDRHEVDILVETRLKGQPGLILVHIEPQSYVQKNFNERMFVYFSRLYEKHRRKILPVAVFGYDRVRDEPDSFEIVFPFLDVLNFRFYKLELKKLDWREYIHSDNPVAAALLSKMGFRPEERVRVKLEFLRMLARMKLDPARMELLAAFFEAYLKLNREEEEQLYRELGKMDKKEVDAIMQITTSWHEKGRAEGRAEGLAEGLAEGKIKAKQEVVCRYLARRFGADSAAIQEKVPQLTDMDALDRVLDQLFAAGSLEEARNIIWEELSRFIQ